Proteins encoded in a region of the Bradyrhizobium sp. CB3481 genome:
- a CDS encoding nuclear transport factor 2 family protein: MGADRSTVEAVVQSYFDGLYEGDADKLGAIFDTTADLRWLEKGELQVLTVPDWLDRVRKRPSAKAEGKPREDFIVTIDRSDDQTAFIKVRCQLPPRYFTDYLVAMKLRDGWKIVSKSYRYDLRE, from the coding sequence GTGGGCGCTGACCGATCCACCGTCGAAGCCGTGGTGCAGAGCTATTTCGACGGCCTGTATGAAGGCGACGCCGACAAGCTCGGCGCGATCTTCGACACCACCGCCGATCTGCGCTGGCTGGAAAAGGGCGAATTGCAGGTGCTGACCGTGCCGGACTGGCTCGACCGGGTGCGCAAGCGCCCTTCCGCCAAGGCCGAGGGCAAGCCGCGCGAGGATTTTATCGTCACCATCGACCGCTCGGACGACCAGACCGCCTTCATCAAGGTGCGCTGCCAACTGCCGCCGCGTTATTTCACCGACTATCTGGTGGCGATGAAGCTGCGCGACGGCTGGAAGATCGTCTCGAAATCCTACCGCTACGATCTGCGCGAGTAA
- a CDS encoding FAD-binding monooxygenase: MKYIGQHAIVIGASMGGLLAARALSDFYAVVTVLERDAFPQADIPRKGVPQGRHAHGLLARGRNVIENFFPGWTDEVVASGGARGDIAGDVNWVGHGVTLKSAPSEMVGLLAARPVLEGHVRRRLMALSNVRVIENCTAHDLIADDEKAAIKGVRVKIGTGEEHRITADLVVDASGRGSSSPAWLESFGFAKPEEERIEIGIGYTTRHYRRRPTDLDGKKAVVVAGSGPNWRNGVILYQTEDRWIVSIGGYFGDHAPDDEQLFAAYAGSLPTPEIYDIVAHAEPLGDFVRYRYPANLRRRYERLTRFPNGYLVFGDALCSFNPVYGQGMTVAAQEAMLLRDCLDAGAGAADLARRFFAGAAEVIDTPWDIAVGNDLRHPTVEGPRPAKVRFINWYIGKLHMAARHDARLATAFLEVANLEAPPTRLLQPAIVMRVIRGNFGRRNDGTEAVSAGAQA; encoded by the coding sequence ATGAAGTATATTGGTCAGCATGCAATTGTGATCGGTGCCAGCATGGGCGGCCTGTTGGCCGCGCGCGCACTATCGGATTTCTATGCCGTCGTCACCGTGCTGGAGCGCGATGCGTTTCCGCAGGCGGATATTCCCCGCAAGGGCGTGCCGCAAGGGCGCCATGCGCACGGGCTGCTCGCGCGGGGTCGCAATGTGATCGAGAATTTCTTTCCCGGCTGGACCGACGAGGTCGTCGCCAGCGGGGGCGCGCGGGGCGACATCGCCGGCGACGTCAATTGGGTCGGCCACGGCGTTACGCTCAAATCGGCGCCGAGCGAGATGGTCGGGCTGCTGGCCGCGCGGCCGGTGCTGGAAGGTCATGTGCGGCGGCGCCTGATGGCGCTGTCCAATGTGCGCGTGATCGAAAATTGCACGGCGCACGACCTGATCGCGGATGACGAAAAGGCCGCCATCAAGGGTGTGCGCGTCAAGATCGGTACCGGCGAGGAACACCGCATCACGGCCGATCTCGTGGTTGATGCGTCCGGCCGCGGCTCGTCGAGCCCGGCCTGGCTGGAAAGTTTTGGTTTTGCCAAGCCCGAAGAAGAGCGGATCGAGATCGGGATCGGCTACACCACGCGTCACTATCGCCGCCGGCCGACCGATCTCGACGGCAAGAAGGCGGTGGTGGTCGCCGGCAGCGGGCCGAACTGGCGCAACGGTGTGATCCTGTACCAGACTGAGGACCGCTGGATCGTCTCGATCGGCGGCTATTTCGGCGACCATGCCCCCGACGACGAGCAGTTGTTCGCCGCCTATGCCGGCTCGCTGCCAACGCCGGAAATCTACGACATCGTCGCCCATGCCGAGCCGCTCGGCGATTTCGTCCGCTATCGCTATCCCGCCAATCTGCGCCGCCGCTACGAGCGGCTGACGCGCTTTCCGAACGGCTACCTCGTCTTTGGCGATGCCCTGTGCAGCTTCAATCCGGTCTACGGCCAGGGCATGACGGTGGCGGCGCAGGAAGCGATGCTGCTGCGCGACTGCCTTGACGCCGGCGCCGGCGCGGCCGATCTGGCGCGGCGCTTCTTCGCCGGCGCTGCTGAGGTGATCGACACGCCCTGGGACATTGCGGTCGGCAACGACCTCCGGCATCCGACGGTCGAGGGGCCGCGGCCGGCGAAGGTGCGCTTCATCAACTGGTACATCGGCAAGCTGCACATGGCCGCGCGGCACGATGCGAGGCTAGCGACCGCCTTCCTCGAGGTTGCCAACCTGGAAGCGCCGCCGACGCGGCTGCTGCAGCCCGCCATCGTGATGCGGGTGATCCGCGGCAATTTCGGCCGCCGCAATGACGGCACTGAAGCCGTGTCGGCCGGCGCGCAGGCCTGA
- a CDS encoding Na+/H+ antiporter translates to MESTFQIFLILLAALAGTALLARRIDVAPAILLLLAGIALAFVPGMPTVELPPQLVLLVFLPPLIYSASVAMSWREFKANLRPIILLSVGCVIFTACAVATATHYLIGLPWGIGFLLGAIVAPPDVVAPLAIARKLGMPRRILVVLEGEGLANDATALILYRFAVAAITTGLFSLPKAEGTFAAIVVGEILFGLAVGWLSLRARHHARDPQIEITLSLLTPYLAYWIPEHLGGSGVIATVTCGLYISWNGPLLISSATRLQGIFFWDLVIYLVEGMLFLLTGFQMRLLYEKSKAFPLHDILLTTVLVAVIIIVARFAWVYPATYLPRLISKRIRERDPPPSWQTVFVVGFTGVRGAVSLAAALALPFTLPGGEAFPYRDMILFVAFGVILITLVGLGLGLPTVVRWLGVAKDGRSEHLREHEAEIAARREALDAALKSLDAITDDRELSDEVVKLLRARHEIRANQLPSSLDPDAHDITAAGTALTRELIAAERKFIHILLRDGKITDETRRRIERDLDLEEASLSNREYRRIVM, encoded by the coding sequence ATGGAATCCACGTTTCAGATCTTCTTGATCCTGCTGGCCGCGCTGGCAGGAACCGCGCTGCTGGCGCGGCGCATCGATGTCGCACCTGCTATCCTGCTGCTGCTCGCCGGCATCGCGCTGGCCTTCGTGCCGGGCATGCCGACCGTGGAATTGCCGCCACAACTCGTGCTGCTGGTATTCCTGCCGCCGCTGATCTATTCGGCCAGCGTCGCGATGAGCTGGCGCGAATTCAAAGCTAATTTGCGGCCGATCATTCTATTGTCGGTCGGCTGCGTGATCTTCACGGCTTGCGCGGTGGCGACCGCGACCCATTACCTGATCGGACTGCCCTGGGGCATCGGCTTCCTGCTCGGCGCCATCGTCGCACCGCCGGATGTCGTGGCGCCGCTGGCGATCGCCCGCAAGCTCGGCATGCCGCGCCGGATCCTGGTCGTGCTCGAAGGCGAAGGGCTGGCGAACGATGCCACCGCGCTGATCCTCTACCGGTTCGCGGTGGCGGCGATCACGACCGGCCTGTTCTCGCTGCCGAAGGCGGAGGGTACCTTCGCGGCCATTGTGGTCGGCGAAATCCTGTTCGGCCTGGCGGTCGGCTGGCTCTCCCTGCGTGCGCGGCATCACGCGCGCGACCCGCAGATCGAGATCACGCTGTCGCTGCTCACGCCCTACCTCGCTTACTGGATCCCCGAACATCTCGGCGGCTCCGGCGTGATCGCGACCGTCACCTGCGGGCTCTATATCAGCTGGAACGGACCGCTGTTGATTTCATCGGCGACGCGCCTGCAAGGCATCTTCTTCTGGGACCTCGTGATCTACTTGGTCGAGGGCATGCTGTTCCTGCTGACGGGCTTCCAGATGCGGCTGTTGTACGAGAAGTCGAAGGCGTTTCCGCTGCACGACATCCTGCTCACCACCGTGCTGGTCGCCGTCATTATCATCGTCGCGCGTTTCGCCTGGGTCTATCCCGCGACCTATCTGCCGCGGCTCATCAGCAAGCGGATCCGCGAACGCGACCCACCTCCTTCCTGGCAGACGGTGTTCGTGGTCGGCTTTACCGGCGTGCGCGGCGCGGTATCGCTGGCCGCGGCGCTGGCGCTGCCGTTTACGCTGCCGGGCGGCGAAGCCTTCCCCTACCGCGACATGATCCTGTTCGTCGCCTTCGGCGTCATTCTCATCACGCTGGTGGGACTGGGGCTTGGGTTGCCGACCGTGGTGCGATGGCTCGGCGTCGCCAAGGACGGCCGCAGCGAGCATCTCAGGGAACATGAAGCCGAGATCGCGGCGCGGCGCGAGGCGCTCGACGCCGCGCTCAAATCGCTCGACGCCATCACGGATGACCGCGAACTCTCGGACGAGGTCGTGAAGCTGCTGCGCGCCCGGCACGAAATCCGCGCCAACCAGCTGCCCAGCTCGCTCGACCCCGACGCGCACGACATCACAGCGGCCGGCACCGCGCTGACGCGGGAATTGATCGCGGCGGAACGCAAGTTCATCCACATCCTGCTGCGCGACGGCAAGATCACCGACGAAACCAGGCGACGAATCGAACGCGACCTCGATCTGGAGGAAGCGAGTTTGAGTAATCGGGAGTATCGCAGGATCGTGATGTAG
- a CDS encoding Rieske 2Fe-2S domain-containing protein, translating to MLRAEDNKFLTESGAGTGMGELLRRFWIPVLLSEELPEADGTPKKIVVMGEELLAFRDTRGVVGVIDQYCPHRGANLWLGRNEECGIRCVYHGWKFDTDGRCVDMPTSYPDLNAKDLIRIKSYPVREWGDMIWAYMGPADQMPELPALEMALVPPSHRYVTKKWQDCNWVQALEGSIDTAHFTFAHLSFEKEENEILDIKKHFVNPLTRVATDHMRWIAEDPRPVIKINPHEAGLTVAGGRLTGSDNIYWRIAQFLMPVHAYAPSSMPGENIFGQSFVPVTDTNCWIYTYAWNPDRPLTQAERDGYDRGNGVMAVVDENYVPLRNKSNDYLIDRKLQKTSSYTGIKGVSEQDAAVQDSQGPIADRTREHLGPTDLGIMHFRKLVMDAARALQQGEAPPHVKHQDRYTVRSGACVTSKAKDLTAVMIERFGDAAGFVGGAGRNAAAE from the coding sequence ATGCTCCGCGCCGAAGACAACAAATTCCTCACCGAGAGCGGGGCGGGCACCGGCATGGGCGAATTGCTCCGCCGCTTCTGGATTCCGGTGCTGCTTTCCGAAGAACTGCCCGAGGCCGACGGCACGCCGAAGAAGATCGTCGTGATGGGCGAGGAGTTGCTCGCCTTCCGTGACACCCGCGGCGTGGTCGGCGTCATCGATCAATACTGTCCGCACCGCGGCGCCAATCTCTGGCTCGGCCGCAACGAGGAATGCGGCATCCGCTGCGTCTATCACGGCTGGAAGTTTGATACCGACGGGCGCTGCGTCGACATGCCGACCTCCTATCCCGACCTCAATGCGAAGGACCTGATTCGCATCAAGTCCTATCCGGTGCGCGAATGGGGCGACATGATCTGGGCCTATATGGGCCCGGCGGACCAGATGCCCGAATTGCCCGCGCTGGAGATGGCGCTGGTGCCGCCCTCGCACCGCTACGTCACCAAGAAATGGCAGGACTGCAACTGGGTGCAGGCGCTGGAAGGCTCGATCGACACCGCGCATTTCACCTTCGCGCATCTCTCTTTCGAGAAGGAAGAGAACGAGATTCTCGACATCAAGAAGCATTTTGTGAATCCGCTGACGCGCGTGGCGACCGACCACATGCGCTGGATCGCCGAAGATCCGCGGCCCGTGATCAAGATCAATCCGCACGAGGCCGGCCTCACTGTCGCCGGCGGGCGGCTGACCGGGTCAGACAATATTTACTGGCGCATCGCCCAGTTCCTGATGCCGGTGCATGCCTATGCGCCGAGTTCGATGCCCGGCGAGAATATCTTTGGCCAGAGTTTTGTGCCGGTGACGGATACCAATTGCTGGATCTACACCTATGCGTGGAATCCGGACCGCCCGCTGACCCAGGCCGAACGCGATGGTTATGATCGCGGCAATGGCGTAATGGCCGTGGTCGACGAGAACTATGTCCCGCTGCGCAACAAGTCGAACGACTATCTGATCGATCGCAAGCTGCAGAAAACCTCGAGCTACACCGGCATCAAGGGCGTGTCCGAGCAGGACGCTGCCGTACAGGACAGCCAGGGCCCGATCGCCGATCGCACCCGCGAGCATCTTGGCCCGACCGATCTCGGCATCATGCATTTCCGGAAACTGGTGATGGATGCCGCCCGCGCGCTGCAGCAGGGCGAGGCGCCGCCGCATGTCAAACACCAGGACCGCTACACGGTACGGTCCGGCGCCTGCGTCACCAGCAAGGCCAAGGACCTCACGGCCGTCATGATCGAGCGGTTCGGCGATGCGGCGGGTTTTGTCGGCGGTGCCGGCAGGAACGCGGCGGCGGAGTAG
- a CDS encoding TauD/TfdA family dioxygenase, whose protein sequence is MSSLSGKQGPRYRHTAGDSEPYETIGIEKLTPIIGAEISGVDIGKLVSDDARSNRQMDEIHRALAENLVIFFRDQHITPQQHLAFGRKFGELHVHPAAPNEGDPALMKIYADKDSPRANGEGWHSDVSCDLEPPMGSILYIKQCPPHGGDTLFANMYAAYEALSDRMKTYLDGLTALHDGEQTYRGLYANYGVADRVEYPRAEHPIVRTHPVTGKKALYVNRGFTRHIIGIPRDESDAMLAYLYQHEENPLFQCRFRWTENAIAFWDNRCAQHRAMWDYWPHTRSGTRVTVKGERPV, encoded by the coding sequence ATGTCTTCGCTATCAGGCAAGCAGGGACCTCGCTACAGGCACACCGCCGGCGACAGTGAGCCCTATGAGACCATCGGCATCGAAAAACTCACCCCGATCATTGGCGCGGAGATTTCCGGCGTCGACATCGGCAAACTCGTCTCCGACGACGCGCGCTCCAACCGGCAGATGGACGAGATCCACCGGGCGCTGGCCGAAAACCTCGTGATCTTCTTCCGCGATCAGCACATCACCCCGCAACAGCATCTCGCCTTCGGCCGCAAGTTCGGCGAACTGCATGTCCATCCGGCGGCGCCCAACGAGGGCGATCCGGCGCTGATGAAAATCTATGCCGACAAGGATTCCCCGCGCGCCAATGGCGAGGGCTGGCACTCGGACGTCTCCTGCGACCTCGAGCCGCCGATGGGGTCGATCCTCTACATCAAGCAGTGCCCGCCGCATGGCGGCGATACGCTGTTCGCCAACATGTACGCGGCCTATGAGGCGCTTTCCGATCGCATGAAGACCTATCTCGATGGGCTGACCGCGCTGCATGACGGCGAGCAGACCTATCGCGGTCTCTACGCCAATTACGGCGTCGCCGACCGGGTGGAATATCCGCGCGCCGAGCATCCGATCGTGCGCACCCATCCGGTTACGGGCAAAAAGGCGCTCTACGTCAACCGCGGCTTTACCCGCCACATCATCGGAATTCCCCGCGACGAGAGCGATGCCATGCTGGCTTATCTCTACCAGCACGAGGAAAATCCGCTGTTCCAGTGCCGCTTCCGCTGGACGGAAAACGCCATCGCCTTCTGGGACAACCGCTGTGCCCAGCACCGCGCGATGTGGGATTACTGGCCACACACGCGGTCGGGTACGCGGGTGACAGTGAAGGGCGAGCGGCCGGTTTAA
- the ispG gene encoding flavodoxin-dependent (E)-4-hydroxy-3-methylbut-2-enyl-diphosphate synthase yields MNKPEMIPQDDVAGPKARHKTTQVMVGNVAVGGGAPIVVQSMTNTDTADIEGTIAQVAALTRAGSEMVRITVDREEAAAAVPHIRDGLRKRGITTPLIGDFHYIGHKLLAEYPDCAEALDKYRINPGNVGFKNKRDTQFADIIEIANKNNKPVRIGANWGSLDQELLTKLMDENTASANPRDARAVTREAMVQSALLSAARAQELGMPKNKMILSAKVSAVQDLIAVYQTLASRSDYAIHLGLTEAGMGSKGIVASSAALGILLQDGIGDTIRISLTPEPGGDRTLEVQVAQELLQTMGFRTFVPLVAACPGCGRTTSTTFQELARSIQDFIRDEMPNWKTQYPGVEQLNVAVMGCIVNGPGESKHANIGISLPGTGEAPAAPVFVDGKKFRTLRGPTIAADFKALVIDYIDQRYGKGAKTPETTAAE; encoded by the coding sequence ATGAACAAGCCCGAAATGATCCCGCAAGACGACGTCGCCGGCCCCAAGGCCCGGCATAAAACCACCCAGGTCATGGTCGGCAATGTTGCCGTCGGCGGGGGTGCGCCGATCGTCGTGCAGTCGATGACCAACACCGACACTGCCGATATCGAAGGCACCATCGCCCAGGTCGCGGCGCTGACCCGCGCCGGCTCCGAAATGGTGCGCATCACCGTCGACCGCGAGGAGGCCGCTGCCGCCGTTCCGCACATCCGCGACGGCCTGCGCAAGCGCGGCATCACCACGCCGCTGATCGGTGACTTCCACTATATCGGCCACAAGCTGCTCGCCGAATATCCTGATTGTGCCGAGGCGCTCGACAAGTACCGCATCAATCCCGGCAATGTCGGCTTCAAGAACAAGCGCGACACCCAGTTCGCCGACATCATCGAGATCGCCAACAAGAATAACAAGCCGGTCCGCATCGGCGCCAATTGGGGCTCGCTCGACCAGGAACTGCTCACCAAGCTGATGGACGAGAATACGGCTTCCGCAAATCCGCGCGACGCGCGCGCGGTGACCCGCGAGGCCATGGTGCAGTCGGCGCTGCTCTCGGCCGCCCGTGCGCAAGAACTCGGCATGCCCAAGAACAAGATGATTCTTTCGGCGAAGGTTTCTGCCGTGCAGGACCTGATCGCGGTCTACCAGACGCTCGCTTCGCGTTCGGACTACGCGATCCATCTCGGCCTCACCGAAGCCGGCATGGGCTCGAAGGGCATCGTCGCTTCCTCCGCCGCGCTCGGCATCCTCTTGCAGGACGGCATCGGCGACACCATCCGCATTTCGCTCACCCCCGAGCCCGGCGGCGATCGTACCCTCGAGGTGCAGGTCGCGCAGGAATTGCTGCAGACCATGGGCTTCCGCACCTTCGTGCCGCTGGTCGCGGCATGCCCGGGCTGCGGCCGCACCACCTCGACCACGTTCCAGGAGCTGGCGCGTTCGATCCAGGACTTCATCCGCGACGAAATGCCGAACTGGAAGACGCAATATCCCGGTGTCGAACAGCTCAACGTTGCCGTCATGGGCTGCATCGTCAACGGTCCCGGCGAATCCAAGCACGCCAATATCGGCATCTCGCTGCCCGGCACCGGCGAAGCGCCGGCGGCGCCGGTGTTCGTCGACGGCAAGAAATTCCGCACCCTGCGCGGCCCGACGATTGCTGCCGACTTCAAGGCGCTGGTGATCGATTACATCGACCAGCGCTACGGCAAGGGCGCGAAGACGCCGGAAACGACGGCGGCGGAGTAG
- a CDS encoding sulfurtransferase translates to MPARNDLITTAELAGILRSPDLRLFDCTTYLEPAPEGSSLPYLAVAGQHTFEAGHIPGADFLDLQGEFSDATTELRFMMPGVAQLERGFGAHGVSNESRVVLYSIGSPMWATRFWWMLRSLGFDNATVLDGGVDKWKLEGRPLESGPAKGYEPATFTARPRDGFFVDKHQTLAATSERGTVIVNALGPQFHRGLEPSRYGRPGRVPGSCNVSAATLFDPTTKAFVPLGDAEAKFKAQGITKDKRVVAYCGGGISATVDLFLLHALGYSNLALYDGSMGEWANDTSLPIETG, encoded by the coding sequence ATGCCGGCGCGAAACGACCTCATCACGACGGCGGAACTCGCCGGGATTCTCAGGTCCCCTGATCTGCGCCTGTTCGATTGCACCACCTATCTCGAGCCCGCCCCGGAAGGCTCCAGCCTGCCCTATCTCGCCGTAGCGGGACAGCACACATTCGAGGCCGGGCACATTCCGGGCGCCGATTTTCTCGATCTGCAGGGCGAGTTCTCCGACGCCACAACCGAGCTTCGCTTCATGATGCCTGGCGTGGCGCAGCTCGAGCGGGGGTTCGGCGCGCACGGCGTATCCAATGAGAGCCGGGTCGTGCTGTACAGCATCGGCTCGCCGATGTGGGCGACGCGGTTCTGGTGGATGCTGAGATCGCTCGGCTTCGACAACGCCACCGTGCTCGACGGCGGTGTCGACAAATGGAAGCTCGAGGGACGCCCGCTCGAAAGCGGCCCGGCGAAGGGATATGAGCCGGCGACATTCACGGCGCGGCCAAGGGACGGATTTTTCGTCGACAAGCACCAGACGCTGGCCGCGACTTCCGAACGGGGCACCGTCATCGTCAACGCGCTCGGCCCGCAATTCCACAGAGGACTGGAGCCAAGCCGCTACGGCCGACCCGGCCGCGTGCCCGGCAGTTGCAACGTCTCGGCAGCGACACTGTTCGATCCGACCACCAAGGCCTTCGTGCCGCTTGGCGACGCCGAGGCCAAATTCAAGGCACAGGGGATTACGAAGGACAAGCGCGTCGTCGCCTATTGCGGCGGCGGCATCTCGGCGACGGTCGATTTGTTCCTGCTGCATGCGCTCGGCTACAGCAATCTCGCCCTCTACGACGGCTCGATGGGCGAATGGGCGAACGATACGTCGTTGCCGATCGAGACGGGTTAG
- a CDS encoding nucleotidyl transferase AbiEii/AbiGii toxin family protein — MSATKHSSDWARLFRLACALIRQVNADQTIINHWTFGGGTAMMLQIDHRESHDIDIFLPDPQFLAYLDPQKWDFKLDVTPTEYDGDGARFLKLAFEDMGQIDFIVGPSLTTSPTTRRTIEDETVELENIPEIITKKIYHRGSNIRPRDIFDIAAAAHTHADAIVEALRSYRSQVAKTLLALDKLNPDFVNAAIADMTIRGSYRSIAETAIERARTILSAV, encoded by the coding sequence GTGAGTGCCACCAAACATTCGTCAGACTGGGCGCGGCTGTTCCGATTAGCCTGCGCTCTTATCCGTCAGGTCAATGCCGACCAAACAATCATCAATCATTGGACGTTTGGCGGCGGCACCGCAATGATGCTGCAGATTGATCATCGCGAGAGCCATGACATAGATATATTTCTGCCCGATCCTCAGTTCCTGGCCTATCTCGATCCGCAAAAGTGGGACTTCAAACTTGACGTTACTCCGACTGAGTATGACGGAGACGGTGCAAGGTTCTTGAAGCTCGCATTCGAAGACATGGGTCAGATCGATTTCATCGTTGGCCCATCGTTGACGACCTCACCGACTACTCGACGCACGATCGAGGACGAAACCGTCGAGCTGGAGAACATCCCGGAAATCATCACGAAGAAGATCTATCATCGAGGATCCAATATCAGGCCGCGGGATATTTTCGATATCGCTGCGGCGGCCCACACTCACGCAGATGCAATTGTTGAAGCATTACGTTCCTACCGGAGCCAAGTCGCCAAAACGCTTCTTGCACTCGACAAATTGAACCCCGACTTCGTCAATGCAGCGATTGCCGATATGACGATCAGAGGCTCTTATCGATCGATTGCCGAAACGGCGATCGAGCGGGCGAGGACAATTCTGAGCGCCGTCTAG
- a CDS encoding DMT family transporter, with protein sequence MSSKQAALSAGRALTPGAIALMLMLCVSWGFNQIAVKLVLPDVPPMLQALIRSVGALPVLFAIGWFRGVKFFERDGTLWPGLSAGVIFGIEFVLIYRGLLLTSASRAVVFLYTAPFFVALGSYVFLRERLRAPQWGGLALSFAGVALAIGVPQANVDAKVLLGDLLIVAGGALWAATTLIVKTTRLIKAPAEKGLGYQVALSIPILALAAGVSGETISHVPTPLSLSLLAYQSFWVVGLTFLLWFALVKTYSASKLSAFTFVTPLFGVVASYFIMHDTLTVAFGLAALLVIAGLYLVNKPDTKVVPDPNLPA encoded by the coding sequence ATGTCTTCCAAGCAAGCAGCACTTTCAGCCGGGCGTGCGCTCACCCCGGGCGCCATCGCTTTGATGCTGATGCTGTGCGTGAGCTGGGGCTTTAATCAGATCGCGGTAAAGCTGGTTCTGCCTGATGTGCCGCCGATGCTGCAGGCGTTGATCCGATCTGTCGGCGCGCTGCCGGTGCTGTTCGCGATCGGCTGGTTTCGCGGCGTGAAATTCTTCGAGCGCGACGGGACGCTGTGGCCCGGGTTAAGCGCGGGTGTGATCTTCGGCATCGAATTCGTCTTGATCTATCGCGGATTGCTGCTGACATCGGCCTCGCGCGCCGTGGTGTTCCTCTACACGGCGCCGTTCTTCGTCGCGCTCGGCTCGTATGTCTTTCTCCGGGAACGGCTGCGGGCGCCGCAATGGGGCGGCCTGGCCCTGAGTTTCGCCGGCGTCGCCCTGGCGATCGGGGTGCCCCAGGCCAATGTCGACGCCAAGGTCCTGCTGGGCGATCTCCTGATCGTCGCCGGCGGCGCGCTGTGGGCGGCGACAACGCTGATCGTCAAGACGACCAGGCTGATCAAGGCTCCGGCAGAAAAAGGGCTCGGCTATCAGGTCGCGCTATCGATTCCGATTCTCGCGCTGGCGGCGGGGGTATCGGGCGAAACCATCAGCCATGTCCCGACACCGCTGTCACTGTCGCTGCTGGCCTATCAGTCGTTCTGGGTGGTTGGGCTGACGTTCCTGCTGTGGTTCGCGCTGGTGAAAACCTACTCGGCCAGCAAATTGTCGGCCTTCACCTTCGTCACCCCGCTGTTCGGCGTCGTCGCAAGCTATTTCATCATGCACGATACGCTGACCGTCGCCTTCGGCCTCGCTGCGCTACTGGTCATTGCGGGGCTTTATCTCGTCAACAAGCCGGATACGAAGGTGGTGCCGGATCCCAACCTGCCGGCGTGA
- a CDS encoding transcriptional repressor has translation MSLAKPTFPAPDHDHGRCTAEAIAHAEAVCAKRAQKFTPIRRHVLSALLSSHRPLGAYEVIDELAKSMPRPAPITVYRALDFLMENGLVHRIESRNAFLACAHDHDETSMVAFLICELCGSVGEIPAAPVAQSLNAAARASGFAPKLSVVEIAGTCAHCQK, from the coding sequence ATGAGCCTGGCAAAGCCGACATTTCCCGCGCCCGACCACGATCACGGCCGCTGCACCGCGGAAGCGATCGCGCATGCGGAGGCGGTTTGCGCAAAGCGGGCGCAGAAATTCACGCCGATCCGGCGCCACGTGCTCAGCGCGCTGCTGTCGAGCCACCGGCCGCTCGGCGCATATGAGGTGATCGACGAGCTTGCCAAATCGATGCCGCGGCCGGCGCCGATCACAGTCTACCGGGCGCTCGATTTTCTGATGGAAAATGGCCTCGTCCACCGGATCGAGAGCCGCAACGCCTTCCTCGCCTGCGCGCACGACCATGATGAGACCTCGATGGTGGCGTTCTTGATCTGCGAGCTCTGCGGCTCGGTCGGCGAAATTCCGGCGGCGCCGGTGGCACAAAGCCTTAATGCAGCAGCGCGTGCGTCCGGTTTTGCCCCAAAACTCTCCGTCGTCGAGATCGCCGGCACCTGCGCCCACTGCCAGAAATAA
- a CDS encoding MarR family transcriptional regulator, with product MRGSVDANFLFTLGEVQRMVRAYADRQAARYGITRAQWAVLAKVERTEGLKQSELAEQMEMQPITLTRLIDKLCDNGWIERRGDENDRRVNRLYLRKAARPLLGKLAGLRSELTATALDGINPADAHRLLDQLDLIKENVRSAIQNPANDTPRKEQRYG from the coding sequence ATGCGCGGTTCCGTGGATGCGAATTTTCTGTTCACGCTGGGCGAGGTGCAGCGGATGGTGCGCGCTTATGCTGACCGGCAGGCGGCGCGCTACGGCATCACCCGCGCGCAATGGGCGGTTCTGGCCAAGGTCGAGCGAACTGAAGGCCTGAAGCAATCGGAACTCGCCGAGCAGATGGAGATGCAACCAATCACGCTGACGCGGCTGATCGACAAGCTCTGCGACAATGGCTGGATCGAGCGCCGTGGCGACGAGAACGACCGCCGTGTCAACCGCCTTTACTTGCGCAAGGCCGCAAGGCCGCTGCTCGGCAAGCTGGCCGGCCTTCGCTCCGAACTCACCGCGACCGCGCTCGACGGCATCAACCCCGCTGACGCGCATCGCCTGCTCGACCAACTCGACCTGATCAAGGAGAACGTTCGCAGCGCGATCCAGAATCCGGCGAACGACACTCCACGAAAGGAACAGCGTTATGGCTGA